In Leptospira stimsonii, a single window of DNA contains:
- a CDS encoding SET domain-containing protein, giving the protein MLLVPTYVADSPIGGLGLFAGRDIQKGELVWKYHPKTVWVLTDQELNSLPASVQEMFRTYSYQTNGKWFYCSDNSKFMNHSDDPNTKEDFTGDHTNPMGQDSATRFIRMGEELTCNYKLFDENWNVKLGSAS; this is encoded by the coding sequence ATGCTTTTAGTGCCCACATACGTTGCCGATTCCCCGATCGGAGGCTTAGGTCTTTTCGCAGGAAGAGACATTCAAAAAGGTGAATTGGTTTGGAAATATCATCCAAAAACAGTCTGGGTTCTAACGGATCAAGAACTCAATTCTCTTCCGGCGAGCGTCCAAGAAATGTTCCGAACTTATTCGTATCAAACGAACGGAAAGTGGTTCTATTGCTCCGATAATTCCAAATTTATGAATCACAGCGACGACCCGAATACGAAAGAAGACTTTACCGGCGATCACACCAATCCGATGGGGCAAGACAGCGCGACTAGGTTCATTCGAATGGGTGAGGAGCTTACTTGTAATTATAAACTTTTCGACGAAAATTGGAACGTTAAACTCGGATCAGCTTCCTAA
- a CDS encoding ABC transporter ATP-binding protein, with protein sequence MKRPLEYNPELIQKSEPLPLEKEKGTSKKWKAPNLKKEKPSSENEGAPGLLIFGLFRFVKKYKGRIFLIIGLLCFEIGFYASIPFSFKYLIDEALINRNQNALYWIGAYLAVGTVTFAILGTLRDYLYNWASSRIIQDLRLQMYEHLDQLSLDFFSNNKLGDILSRFFNDLASLEHALLAFIPWGLGPLLEALFGTILLFLLDWKLALIALLIWPISFLGPGFLSRKSTEISYSRKLEEAQVLSMVEESISAQNLIRAYDLSDYFFSRFKNNCEKLFQVSLRLGLTNSYLERSAGSGILLLQGILLLAGTAFAYNNTLSIGTLAAFLPPFLNLSYSLLYLSQYLPALNHASGSAKRILELLRAPVFESNPEGSSIPELKEEIRFDNVHFRYKGRSKNLSDISLTIPKGSYTAIVGGSGVGKSTFIKLLLGMVQPNEGRIFFDGIDLNSVSRSSVRSLVGVVFQETFLFNTTIFENIRIGKPSASLEEVIEAAKRAEIHELILSLPMGYETNTGDRGTKLSGGERQRIAIARAFLRNPQILLLDEATSSLDPVTEARIMKTLSLLREGRTVISVTHRLSTIREADQVFQIRNGKLERFAVPEPEQQAMVL encoded by the coding sequence ATGAAAAGACCTCTCGAATACAACCCGGAGCTGATCCAAAAATCGGAACCCTTACCTCTCGAAAAAGAAAAAGGAACCTCCAAGAAATGGAAAGCGCCAAATCTCAAAAAGGAAAAGCCTTCGTCGGAAAACGAAGGTGCTCCCGGGTTATTGATTTTCGGACTTTTTCGTTTTGTTAAAAAATATAAGGGAAGAATATTCCTCATTATCGGTTTGCTTTGTTTTGAAATCGGTTTTTATGCGAGTATTCCTTTTAGTTTCAAATATCTCATCGACGAAGCGCTCATCAATCGGAATCAAAACGCACTCTATTGGATCGGTGCATATTTAGCGGTGGGAACGGTAACGTTTGCGATTCTTGGAACACTTCGAGATTATTTATACAACTGGGCTTCCTCCCGAATCATACAAGATCTTCGATTGCAGATGTACGAACATCTGGACCAACTCAGTTTGGATTTTTTTTCGAATAATAAACTCGGAGATATTCTTTCCCGGTTTTTTAACGACCTTGCATCCTTGGAACACGCATTACTCGCTTTTATACCTTGGGGTCTTGGTCCTCTATTGGAAGCGCTCTTTGGAACCATTCTTCTTTTTCTTTTGGATTGGAAGTTAGCGCTGATTGCCTTGTTGATCTGGCCGATTAGTTTTTTAGGGCCGGGTTTTCTTTCCAGGAAATCGACCGAGATCAGCTATTCTCGAAAATTGGAAGAAGCACAAGTATTGAGTATGGTGGAAGAATCGATTTCCGCGCAGAATCTCATACGCGCCTACGATCTAAGCGATTATTTTTTCAGCAGATTTAAGAATAACTGTGAGAAACTCTTTCAAGTCTCTTTGAGATTGGGACTTACGAATTCGTATCTGGAACGTTCTGCCGGTTCGGGGATTCTACTATTACAAGGGATTCTACTTTTGGCGGGAACCGCGTTTGCCTATAACAATACTCTGAGCATCGGAACCCTAGCCGCATTCTTACCTCCATTCTTAAATTTAAGTTATTCTCTTCTTTATCTTTCCCAATATCTTCCTGCCTTGAACCATGCAAGCGGTTCTGCAAAAAGAATATTAGAATTATTGCGAGCACCGGTCTTCGAATCAAATCCGGAAGGTTCGTCGATTCCCGAATTGAAAGAAGAAATTCGTTTTGACAATGTTCACTTCCGTTACAAAGGTCGTTCCAAAAATCTGAGCGATATCTCTCTCACAATTCCGAAGGGAAGTTACACGGCTATCGTAGGCGGCTCAGGCGTAGGGAAGAGCACTTTTATCAAACTTCTATTGGGAATGGTACAACCGAACGAAGGAAGAATTTTTTTCGACGGAATCGATTTGAATTCGGTCTCAAGAAGTTCTGTTCGATCTTTGGTCGGAGTGGTTTTCCAAGAAACCTTTCTCTTCAACACTACGATCTTCGAGAACATTCGGATCGGCAAGCCGAGTGCGTCTCTTGAAGAAGTGATCGAGGCCGCGAAGCGAGCGGAAATTCACGAATTGATTCTTTCACTTCCGATGGGCTATGAAACGAACACGGGAGATCGTGGAACCAAACTCTCCGGAGGCGAAAGACAAAGAATCGCGATCGCGCGTGCATTCTTAAGAAATCCGCAAATCCTTCTGTTAGATGAAGCCACTTCTTCTTTGGATCCCGTTACCGAAGCGAGAATTATGAAAACACTTTCCTTGTTGCGAGAAGGTAGAACGGTCATTTCCGTTACTCATAGACTTTCCACGATTCGAGAAGCCGATCAAGTCTTTCAAATAAGAAATGGAAAACTGGAAAGATTTGCGGTTCCGGAGCCCGAGCAACAAGCGATGGTCCTCTAA
- the aroC gene encoding chorismate synthase, which translates to MPSSWGKIFKVSTFGESHGESVGVVVEGVPAGIPIRLEEIQKDLNRRRPGQSKLTTPRDEADTVRVVSGVFEGKTIGAPIALIVNNQNTISKDYENLRTTFRPSHADYTYQVKYGFRAHVGGGRSSVRETIGRVAAAAIARMILKDDLGIETVAWVDSIGPVQSKIGENYPKSREEVDQNEVRCPDATSADAMRDLILKMKEAGDSVGGTIKCVSYNLPPGLGDPVYDKLDGDLAKAILSIPACKGFEVGSGFSGTLLTGSTHNDEFYVEEGTGRVRTKTNNSGGLQGGISNGEELVIRAAFKPTSTIFKKQNTVTLKGEETTLEAKGRHDPCVLPRAVPIIEAVVNLVLVDAYLYQRAINPLWFQKWATVPEYYKDLEL; encoded by the coding sequence ATGCCTTCAAGTTGGGGAAAAATTTTTAAAGTCAGCACGTTTGGAGAATCTCACGGTGAGTCCGTGGGCGTCGTAGTCGAAGGAGTTCCCGCGGGAATCCCCATTCGTTTAGAAGAAATTCAAAAAGACTTAAACCGAAGAAGACCCGGTCAAAGCAAATTAACGACTCCTCGTGACGAGGCTGATACGGTTCGCGTCGTATCCGGAGTTTTCGAGGGAAAAACGATCGGGGCTCCGATTGCATTGATCGTTAACAATCAAAATACGATTTCAAAAGATTATGAAAATTTAAGAACAACCTTTCGCCCTTCTCACGCGGATTATACGTATCAAGTGAAATACGGATTTCGCGCACATGTCGGCGGCGGTCGTTCTTCCGTCCGAGAAACGATCGGTAGAGTTGCGGCGGCGGCCATTGCAAGAATGATTTTGAAAGACGATTTAGGAATCGAAACCGTTGCTTGGGTCGATTCGATCGGACCGGTTCAATCCAAGATTGGTGAAAATTATCCGAAGTCGAGGGAAGAAGTCGACCAAAACGAAGTCCGATGTCCTGATGCAACCAGCGCCGATGCGATGAGAGACCTGATTCTTAAGATGAAGGAAGCCGGCGACAGCGTCGGAGGAACAATCAAATGTGTTTCTTACAACCTTCCTCCTGGTTTAGGAGATCCCGTTTACGATAAGTTAGACGGAGATCTCGCGAAGGCGATTCTTTCTATTCCCGCCTGCAAAGGATTTGAAGTAGGTTCCGGATTTTCGGGAACTCTTCTCACGGGAAGCACGCATAACGATGAGTTTTATGTCGAAGAGGGAACAGGACGTGTTCGAACCAAAACGAACAATTCCGGCGGACTTCAGGGTGGAATTTCCAACGGGGAAGAACTCGTGATTCGCGCGGCATTCAAACCGACTTCTACGATTTTTAAAAAGCAGAATACCGTGACTCTCAAGGGAGAAGAAACGACTTTGGAAGCGAAAGGTCGACACGACCCTTGTGTCCTCCCGCGAGCGGTTCCGATTATCGAAGCCGTAGTGAACTTAGTTCTTGTGGACGCCTATCTCTACCAAAGGGCAATCAATCCACTCTGGTTCCAAAAATGGGCCACGGTTCCGGAATACTACAAAGACTTGGAACTTTAA
- a CDS encoding sigma-54-dependent Fis family transcriptional regulator, with protein sequence MNSTLDPDKLLDLILERCIQICEVGSGSLMLINEKENLLDIVTFRGMNPSIRTKVKLKVGEGITGIVAASGEGMIVSDVTANPHYISIKDDIMSELAVPMIVEDVVIGVISLDSSRKGAFNDEHLEIISTLANQAAQIFKNLQIFRQLEQKNKIQQVLIDISRTVTSTLVLQEIFEDIMDRLEKSLNLERGSIVLFEPEKAILKLEAASGLTAEEMEKGVYLPGEGVTGRVFETGEPIIVESIANDENFLNRVGNAAHFKNNPENVSFLAAPIKSDTDVLGVVSVYFVHKKYIDLKTYLDFLQVVASIIYQAIRIQKLIDEEKREISRENVLLKRELKNKYKFGSLIGKSKPMEKLFEMIHLVSDSRASVLITGESGTGKEMIASAIHYNSSRSDKPFIKINCAAIPENLLESELFGHKKGSFTGAVADKKGKFEMADTGTIFLDEIGEMDLNLQSKLLRVLQEKEIEAVGSVKPKKIDVRIIAATNANLEELISEKKFRPDLFYRLNVVNMVTPPLRERADDIPLLINHFIAKYAEENGKKINGVTREAHKLLMNYSWPGNVRELENVIERAVVLSQLEMLDIQDFSEINGRLLYGDEDFDPEVGDSEASVEIANSRFSSSHLDALDGRAIEVVVGEVEARLIKYAMKKFKYTKTRVAKFLGINRNTLDKKIKDLKIDY encoded by the coding sequence ATGAATTCCACTTTGGATCCGGACAAACTTCTGGATTTGATTTTGGAACGTTGTATTCAGATCTGCGAAGTTGGTTCCGGATCGTTGATGCTCATCAATGAAAAAGAAAACCTCCTCGATATCGTTACGTTTCGAGGGATGAATCCTTCCATCCGCACTAAAGTAAAACTTAAAGTCGGAGAAGGAATCACCGGTATCGTCGCGGCTTCCGGAGAAGGAATGATCGTAAGTGACGTGACGGCCAATCCACATTACATTTCTATAAAAGACGATATTATGTCCGAGCTCGCGGTCCCTATGATAGTGGAAGACGTGGTCATCGGAGTCATTTCATTGGATTCGAGTCGCAAAGGTGCGTTCAACGACGAACATCTCGAAATTATTTCCACGCTCGCGAACCAAGCCGCTCAGATCTTTAAAAACTTACAGATTTTCAGACAACTTGAACAGAAGAATAAGATTCAACAAGTTCTCATCGATATCTCGAGAACCGTAACTTCAACTTTGGTTCTTCAGGAAATTTTTGAAGATATCATGGATCGTCTCGAAAAATCTCTCAACTTGGAAAGGGGAAGTATCGTCCTCTTTGAACCGGAGAAAGCCATTCTTAAATTAGAAGCGGCTTCCGGTTTAACAGCGGAAGAAATGGAGAAGGGAGTTTATCTTCCCGGAGAAGGTGTGACCGGAAGAGTTTTTGAAACCGGAGAACCGATCATCGTAGAATCGATCGCAAACGACGAAAACTTTTTGAATCGTGTCGGCAACGCCGCCCATTTTAAAAACAATCCTGAGAACGTCAGTTTTCTTGCGGCTCCGATCAAATCGGATACGGATGTTTTAGGAGTCGTCAGCGTTTACTTTGTTCACAAAAAATACATCGACTTAAAAACTTATTTAGACTTTTTGCAAGTAGTGGCCTCCATCATTTATCAAGCGATTCGGATTCAAAAACTGATCGATGAGGAAAAAAGGGAAATCTCGCGAGAAAACGTTCTTCTAAAAAGAGAATTGAAGAACAAATATAAATTCGGATCTCTCATCGGAAAATCCAAACCGATGGAGAAATTATTCGAGATGATTCATCTCGTTTCCGATTCTCGCGCCTCGGTTTTGATCACGGGAGAATCCGGAACAGGTAAGGAAATGATTGCATCCGCGATTCATTATAATTCTTCCCGTTCCGATAAACCATTTATCAAAATCAACTGCGCGGCAATTCCGGAAAATCTATTAGAGAGCGAACTTTTCGGTCACAAAAAAGGCTCCTTCACCGGAGCCGTCGCGGATAAAAAAGGGAAGTTTGAGATGGCCGACACGGGAACGATCTTTCTGGATGAAATCGGCGAGATGGATTTGAACCTACAATCCAAACTCTTAAGAGTTCTCCAAGAAAAAGAAATCGAAGCCGTCGGTTCCGTAAAACCGAAGAAGATCGATGTAAGGATCATCGCGGCGACAAACGCGAATCTCGAAGAACTCATTTCAGAAAAAAAATTCAGACCGGATCTTTTTTACAGACTCAACGTTGTTAATATGGTTACCCCGCCTTTGCGAGAAAGAGCGGACGACATTCCTCTTTTGATCAATCACTTCATCGCAAAATACGCGGAAGAGAATGGAAAAAAAATCAACGGTGTTACCAGGGAAGCGCATAAACTTCTGATGAATTACAGTTGGCCCGGAAACGTTCGTGAACTTGAGAACGTAATTGAACGTGCCGTCGTTCTCTCTCAATTAGAAATGCTCGATATCCAAGATTTCTCGGAGATCAACGGAAGACTTCTCTACGGTGATGAAGACTTTGATCCGGAAGTTGGTGATTCGGAAGCATCCGTGGAAATCGCAAATTCTCGATTCTCATCCTCACATTTGGATGCTTTGGATGGGCGTGCAATCGAAGTTGTGGTGGGAGAAGTAGAAGCGCGTTTGATCAAATATGCGATGAAAAAGTTCAAATATACGAAAACGAGAGTCGCTAAATTTTTGGGAATCAACCGAAACACTCTGGATAAGAAGATTAAAGATTTAAAAATCGATTACTAA
- a CDS encoding DUF3095 domain-containing protein, whose amino-acid sequence MIETVDKKSGVNTENFYKYLPFLSSFTEIIEPSNYYTVPDDWNLVITDVVNSTEAIRNGNYKDVNIAGGVTAMAVSNLMGDMDYPFLFGGDGMTLLLPNSVLPGVKDILYSIRDLVKNNFGLKLRAGIVNVGELKRSGKELKLCKLKISEFYNQAILTGSALDAAENLVKNDDSTNPYIIPLAHRPKIKPDFTGFTCRWQDIPSHRGETVSFIIKLNPIQASSDSGLLKLILDQIGVLLGNDTQIHPLTEEGIKVDMTGKYFNKEATVHTGNRKGLFHFLRFLKIKLEGFAVNLAVKTQWKFGPKVNGMELRELRKSQIIASDFRKYDGTLKMVVACDTKSREAFIEFLKGLYKEGKLYFGYHVSDRALMTCALHEGSVREVHFVDSADGGYALAAIQLKEQIRLGS is encoded by the coding sequence ATGATCGAGACCGTCGATAAAAAATCAGGTGTTAATACGGAAAACTTCTACAAGTATCTTCCTTTTCTTTCTTCTTTTACTGAAATCATCGAACCATCTAACTACTATACGGTGCCGGACGATTGGAATTTGGTCATTACGGATGTTGTGAATTCTACGGAAGCCATTCGAAACGGAAATTATAAAGACGTAAATATCGCCGGCGGGGTCACTGCGATGGCCGTTTCCAATTTGATGGGCGACATGGACTATCCGTTTTTATTCGGCGGGGATGGAATGACCTTACTTTTACCGAATAGCGTGCTTCCCGGAGTGAAGGATATTTTGTATTCTATTCGAGATCTCGTTAAAAATAATTTCGGATTAAAGTTACGAGCTGGAATCGTAAATGTTGGAGAACTCAAAAGGTCCGGAAAAGAATTAAAACTTTGTAAACTTAAAATTTCAGAATTCTATAACCAAGCGATTCTTACAGGAAGTGCTTTGGATGCGGCGGAGAATCTTGTTAAGAACGACGATTCTACAAATCCCTATATCATCCCTCTGGCTCATAGGCCGAAGATAAAACCGGATTTTACTGGATTTACCTGTCGCTGGCAGGATATTCCCAGTCATCGTGGAGAAACCGTTTCTTTTATCATTAAGTTGAATCCGATCCAAGCGTCATCGGATTCGGGTCTATTAAAATTAATTTTGGATCAGATCGGTGTTCTTCTTGGTAATGATACACAAATCCATCCTCTGACCGAGGAAGGGATCAAAGTTGATATGACCGGTAAATACTTTAACAAAGAAGCGACCGTCCATACCGGGAATCGTAAGGGATTGTTTCACTTTCTAAGATTTCTTAAAATCAAACTCGAAGGATTTGCGGTCAATCTCGCTGTGAAGACACAATGGAAATTCGGCCCGAAGGTAAACGGCATGGAGCTGAGAGAGTTGAGAAAGTCGCAGATTATCGCTTCCGACTTTCGAAAATACGACGGAACCCTAAAGATGGTAGTCGCTTGCGATACGAAATCCAGAGAGGCGTTCATAGAATTTCTAAAAGGTCTTTATAAAGAGGGCAAGTTGTATTTCGGCTATCACGTTTCCGATCGCGCGCTCATGACTTGCGCTTTGCACGAAGGATCCGTCCGTGAGGTTCATTTTGTCGACTCGGCGGACGGCGGATACGCGCTTGCGGCGATTCAATTAAAAGAGCAAATTCGTTTAGGAAGCTGA
- a CDS encoding c-di-GMP phosphodiesterase codes for MSVNSHSVNKELLEKFEFTSDVIKSFISQSEIPVDFYNKNGQILIHKKSDASEEDITKLQKFESQGIFFLISEKDKIVKNKKPDAVHGREVSFTKLVNSDLTVALAREASDLLEELKHFPLNSNHIRKVQRGIDDILVDFKSSSDMELGLVNVIEVMRQAGVKADSEIMTKRTVISMAMKLRGMKALNKAESELQKVKQLNVMLASYMVDIGKSRMKLPNHSNLRPEEFEYIKNHPIISYLMIGNLTGIDSEVKSAVLNSHRTFRGEGLNNNYPSTNMLIRKLTEYLQKYKDDKTKQTLIEDIQRQIHHLLNSTYTDEDPGIISISGEFASLSSDQDWRPAFDPLTSMKLILNNSFFSYNEKIVRDFFDLMALSLCENQSVLNPGDYIIVVSMDSQRKVHFETCVIKEIYRHQTRPLLERIGTIRPLITNKGKIRIDGYDPHSFREDKRKAIFNLNNSMDPRRVIYIIDPELEPSLFEKVDQNFRGTAPRSVA; via the coding sequence ATGAGCGTTAACTCACATTCTGTAAATAAAGAGCTCCTTGAGAAGTTTGAATTCACTTCGGACGTAATTAAGAGTTTTATAAGTCAGAGCGAAATTCCCGTAGATTTTTATAATAAGAATGGTCAAATTCTAATCCATAAAAAGTCGGATGCGTCCGAAGAAGATATCACCAAACTCCAAAAATTCGAAAGCCAAGGTATCTTTTTTCTTATATCAGAAAAAGATAAAATAGTTAAGAATAAAAAACCGGATGCGGTTCATGGTCGTGAAGTTTCCTTTACGAAATTGGTGAATTCGGATCTTACGGTTGCACTCGCACGTGAGGCATCGGATCTTCTCGAAGAACTCAAACACTTTCCACTCAATAGCAACCATATTCGAAAAGTTCAAAGGGGGATTGATGATATCCTCGTTGACTTTAAGTCCAGTTCCGATATGGAACTTGGACTTGTGAACGTGATTGAAGTGATGAGACAAGCCGGCGTAAAAGCGGACTCGGAGATTATGACCAAAAGAACCGTGATTTCTATGGCGATGAAACTCCGCGGAATGAAAGCCTTGAATAAGGCTGAAAGCGAATTACAAAAAGTGAAACAATTGAACGTTATGCTTGCTTCTTATATGGTCGATATCGGAAAGTCTAGAATGAAACTTCCAAATCATTCTAACCTAAGGCCGGAAGAATTCGAATATATCAAAAACCATCCGATCATCAGTTATCTTATGATCGGAAATCTTACCGGCATCGATTCCGAAGTTAAATCCGCTGTTCTCAACAGTCATAGAACGTTTCGTGGAGAAGGTCTAAACAACAACTATCCGTCGACCAATATGTTGATTCGAAAATTGACCGAATACCTCCAGAAATATAAAGACGATAAAACCAAACAGACTCTGATCGAAGATATACAAAGACAAATTCATCATTTGTTAAACAGCACTTATACGGACGAAGATCCCGGAATTATCTCGATTTCGGGTGAATTTGCGTCATTGAGTTCGGATCAGGATTGGCGTCCAGCATTCGATCCGTTGACTTCAATGAAGCTTATCTTGAACAATAGTTTCTTTTCTTATAATGAAAAAATCGTTCGCGACTTCTTCGATCTAATGGCATTGAGTCTCTGTGAAAATCAGAGCGTTCTGAATCCCGGAGATTACATCATCGTTGTGTCAATGGACTCACAGAGAAAGGTGCATTTTGAAACCTGCGTTATCAAAGAGATCTACAGGCATCAGACGAGACCACTTTTAGAAAGAATCGGAACGATTCGACCTCTGATCACCAACAAAGGTAAAATCAGAATCGATGGATACGATCCTCATTCTTTCCGGGAAGATAAAAGAAAGGCGATTTTCAATCTCAACAATAGTATGGATCCTCGAAGAGTGATTTACATTATCGATCCTGAATTAGAGCCGAGTCTTTTCGAAAAGGTGGATCAGAATTTTAGAGGAACCGCACCTCGTTCGGTAGCCTGA
- a CDS encoding c-di-GMP phosphodiesterase, protein MDAQKDLQKFDFTEEIIQHFKINSVIPVDFYNRNGQILIHKKENANGDDITRLLKFESQGIYFLKSEFEKISGGKQASGPNSVNGREVSFTKLVNSELTVDLAKNAAEFLSELKKFPLNGGQVRQLNKSIDGILEDFRSTPDMENGLVNIIEVMSAAGVPMDSEVLTKRTVISMAMKVRAGKAFTKVDMEQKKIDQMNLMMSSYLADVGYTQMKIPIQKDLKTEEFEYIKNHPIISYLMVANMPDLDDNIKTLVLNHHRPHKGEGMNNNYPQPKILVQKLNLYKEKYKDDPKRTVLVADIQKQIRNILTNNLPMDDIGVISIAGEFASLTTRQEWRDAYDPLVAMKLILNNSFFAYNEKTLREFYDHIGLSLCNNQPFIREGDFVIVVTQDSNQKVFFEVCIIREMYKTLIRPMLERIGTIRPNFSNMGKLRISGFDLPSFKLDRRKAIFNLEKNQDPRRIIYVLDAEMDGYLYEELIKQTGEIPKESA, encoded by the coding sequence ATGGACGCACAAAAAGATTTACAGAAGTTCGATTTCACTGAAGAAATCATCCAGCATTTTAAGATTAACAGTGTCATTCCTGTAGACTTCTATAACAGGAACGGTCAAATTCTAATTCATAAAAAAGAAAACGCGAACGGGGACGATATAACCAGACTTCTTAAGTTTGAAAGCCAAGGAATTTATTTTCTCAAATCGGAGTTCGAAAAAATCTCCGGAGGAAAACAGGCATCCGGTCCCAACAGCGTTAACGGTCGAGAAGTCAGCTTTACAAAGTTAGTAAACTCAGAACTGACCGTTGATCTCGCAAAAAATGCGGCTGAGTTTTTATCGGAACTAAAGAAATTTCCCCTTAACGGCGGACAGGTTCGACAACTCAATAAGTCCATTGACGGTATTTTAGAAGACTTTCGCTCCACTCCCGATATGGAAAACGGCTTGGTGAACATCATCGAAGTGATGAGCGCGGCCGGCGTTCCTATGGATTCCGAGGTGCTTACCAAACGGACCGTGATTTCGATGGCGATGAAAGTAAGAGCTGGAAAGGCTTTTACGAAGGTCGACATGGAGCAGAAAAAAATCGATCAGATGAATCTGATGATGTCGTCTTACCTTGCCGATGTCGGTTATACGCAGATGAAAATCCCGATTCAGAAGGATTTGAAAACGGAAGAATTCGAATATATCAAGAATCATCCAATCATCAGTTATCTCATGGTTGCGAATATGCCTGACCTTGACGATAATATCAAAACACTTGTTCTCAACCATCACCGTCCTCATAAGGGCGAGGGAATGAACAACAATTATCCTCAGCCGAAGATTCTCGTACAAAAACTCAATCTTTATAAAGAGAAATACAAAGACGATCCGAAACGTACCGTCTTGGTCGCGGATATACAAAAACAAATTCGGAATATTCTTACAAACAATCTTCCTATGGATGATATTGGAGTCATTTCCATCGCCGGCGAATTTGCGTCTCTAACCACAAGACAAGAATGGCGCGACGCCTACGATCCACTCGTCGCGATGAAGTTGATTTTGAATAACAGCTTTTTTGCATATAATGAGAAAACGTTGCGAGAATTTTACGATCATATCGGTTTGTCGCTCTGCAACAACCAACCTTTCATAAGAGAAGGGGACTTTGTAATCGTAGTAACTCAGGATTCCAACCAAAAAGTTTTCTTCGAGGTTTGTATCATACGCGAAATGTATAAGACTCTGATTCGTCCGATGCTTGAAAGAATCGGAACAATCCGTCCTAACTTCAGCAATATGGGAAAACTAAGGATTTCAGGATTTGACCTCCCGTCTTTCAAGCTCGATCGAAGGAAAGCGATCTTTAATTTGGAGAAGAATCAGGATCCAAGAAGAATTATCTACGTTCTTGACGCCGAAATGGACGGATATCTCTACGAAGAATTGATCAAACAAACTGGCGAAATTCCCAAAGAAAGCGCGTAG
- a CDS encoding ACT domain-containing protein yields MIHFHYKEENGLYTVTLKTSETAPGTLHKMVKAMFFMGWEIVSGDIQTIEEKGQSYSYDVFTLKSEETDSKIKASKLGILMSSVFTEDSALEEIIHHSSEIDLRNTYHLSNESKLEFEDVEGGSRTKLYLEAPDRKGLLYFVTGVLKENGINIHSATIRTDRTGNQAQDTFLLSDSKGGGFAGSSLEERVSRNILEISLNSSWK; encoded by the coding sequence ATGATTCACTTTCACTATAAAGAAGAAAACGGACTCTACACTGTGACCCTCAAAACGTCCGAAACGGCTCCCGGAACTCTTCATAAGATGGTGAAAGCGATGTTCTTTATGGGTTGGGAAATCGTTTCCGGAGATATCCAAACGATTGAAGAAAAGGGGCAATCCTATAGTTACGATGTCTTTACTTTAAAATCGGAAGAGACTGATTCTAAAATCAAAGCGTCCAAATTAGGAATTCTTATGTCCTCGGTATTTACGGAAGATTCCGCTCTGGAAGAAATCATTCATCATTCGAGCGAGATTGATCTCAGAAATACATACCATCTTAGCAACGAATCCAAACTCGAATTCGAAGACGTGGAAGGCGGGAGTAGAACAAAATTGTATTTGGAAGCTCCGGATCGCAAAGGACTCCTTTATTTTGTTACAGGCGTTTTAAAAGAAAACGGAATTAACATTCATTCCGCTACAATTCGGACGGACAGAACTGGAAACCAAGCACAGGATACGTTCCTCCTTTCGGATTCCAAGGGGGGCGGGTTTGCCGGTTCTTCGCTGGAAGAAAGGGTGAGTAGAAATATTTTAGAGATCAGTTTGAATTCTTCTTGGAAGTAA